A region from the Indicator indicator isolate 239-I01 chromosome 4, UM_Iind_1.1, whole genome shotgun sequence genome encodes:
- the LOC128981458 gene encoding uncharacterized protein LOC128981458, with amino-acid sequence MSGLLKQLRSVSSGEELGVNAHLACGHGCALLPLGAKALEVQEWQDFKEFGQAGHKLGQGPVPGGNQGAHGHVPPVCAQRAPAHQHAAEQTGEQSGEKSGEQSGEQSGEQTGEQTGEQSGEQTGEQSGEQSGEQTGEQTGEQSGEQSGEQTGEQTGEQTGEQSGEQTGEQTGEQTGEQTGEQTGEQTGEQTGEQTGEQSGEQSGEQTGEQTGEQTGEQTGEQTGEQTGEQSGEQTGEQTGEQTGEQTGEQTGDQTGEQTGEQTGEQSGEQSGEQTGEQTGEQTGEQSGEQTGEQSGEQTGEQTGEQTGEQTGEQSGEQTGEQTGEQTGEQSGEQTGEQTGDQTGEQTGEQSGEQTGDQTGEQSGEQTGEQTGEQSGEQSGEQTGDQTGEQSGEQTGEQTGEQSGEQTGEQTGEQTGDQTGEQSGEQTGEQTGEQTGEQSGEQTGEQTGEQTGEQSGEQTGEQTGEQTGEQSGEQTGEQSGEQTGEQTCEQTGEQTGEQTGEQTGEQTGEQTGEQTGEQTGEQTGDQTGEQSGEQTGEQTGEQTGEQSGEQSGEQTGEQTGEQTGEQSGEQTGEQTGEQTGEQSGEQTGEQTGEQTGEQSGEQTGEQTGEQSGEQTCEQTGEQTGEQTGEQTGEQTGEQTGDQTGEQSGEQTGEQTGEQSGEQTGEQSGKQAARGLHATGAAHSMAFSRLLQAEWQPGLADISRGLRFPRDTSDSPAPWS; translated from the coding sequence GACATGTGCCTCCCGTCTGCGCCCAACGAGCCCCTGCTCACCAGCATGCTGCTGAGCAGACAGGGGAGCAGTCAGGGGAGAAGTCAGGGGAGCAGTCAGGGGAGCAGTCAGGGGAGCAGACAGGGGAGCAGACAGGGGAGCAGTCAGGGGAGCAGACAGGGGAGCAGTCAGGGGAGCAGTCAGGGGAGCAGACAGGGGAGCAGACAGGGGAGCAGTCAGGTGAGCAGTCAGGTGAGCAGACAGGTGAGCAGACAGGTGAGCAGACAGGGGAGCAGTCAGGGGAGCAGACAGGTGAGCAGACAGGTGAGCAGACAGGTGAGCAGACAGGGGAGCAGACAGGTGAGCAGACAGGGGAGCAGACAGGGGAGCAGACAGGGGAGCAGTCAGGTGAGCAGTCAGGTGAGCAGACAGGGGAGCAGACAGGGGAGCAGACAGGTGAGCAGACAGGGGAGCAGACAGGGGAGCAGACAGGGGAGCAGTCAGGTGAGCAGACAGGGGAGCAGACAGGGGAGCAGACAGGGGAGCAGACAGGTGAGCAGACAGGGGACCAGACAGGTGAGCAGACAGGGGAGCAGACAGGGGAGCAGTCAGGGGAGCAGTCAGGTGAGCAGACAGGGGAGCAGACAGGGGAGCAGACAGGTGAGCAGTCAGGTGAGCAGACAGGGGAGCAGTCAGGTGAGCAGACAGGGGAGCAGACAGGGGAGCAGACAGGGGAGCAGACAGGTGAGCAGTCAGGGGAGCAGACAGGTGAGCAGACAGGGGAGCAGACAGGGGAGCAGTCAGGTGAGCAGACAGGTGAGCAGACAGGGGACCAGACAGGGGAGCAGACAGGGGAGCAGTCAGGTGAGCAGACAGGGGACCAGACAGGGGAGCAGTCAGGGGAGCAGACAGGGGAGCAGACAGGGGAGCAGTCAGGTGAGCAGTCAGGTGAGCAGACAGGGGACCAGACAGGGGAGCAGTCAGGGGAGCAGACAGGGGAGCAGACAGGGGAGCAGTCAGGTGAGCAGACAGGTGAGCAGACAGGTGAGCAGACAGGGGACCAGACAGGGGAGCAGTCAGGTGAGCAGACAGGGGAGCAGACAGGGGAGCAGACAGGGGAGCAGTCAGGTGAGCAGACAGGGGAGCAGACAGGGGAGCAGACAGGGGAGCAGTCAGGTGAGCAGACAGGTGAGCAGACAGGGGAGCAGACAGGGGAGCAGTCAGGTGAGCAGACAGGGGAGCAGTCAGGGGAGCAGACAGGGGAGCAGACATGTGAGCAGACAGGGGAGCAGACAGGGGAGCAGACAGGTGAGCAGACAGGTGAGCAGACAGGGGAGCAGACAGGGGAGCAGACAGGGGAGCAGACAGGTGAGCAGACAGGGGACCAGACAGGGGAGCAGTCAGGTGAGCAGACAGGTGAGCAGACAGGGGAGCAGACAGGGGAGCAGTCAGGTGAGCAGTCAGGTGAGCAGACAGGGGAGCAGACAGGTGAGCAGACAGGGGAGCAGTCAGGTGAGCAGACAGGGGAGCAGACAGGTGAGCAGACAGGGGAGCAGTCAGGTGAGCAGACAGGGGAGCAGACAGGGGAGCAGACAGGGGAGCAGTCAGGGGAGCAGACAGGGGAGCAGACAGGGGAGCAGTCAGGTGAGCAGACATGTGAGCAGACAGGGGAGCAGACAGGGGAGCAGACAGGTGAGCAGACAGGTGAGCAGACAGGGGAGCAGACAGGGGACCAGACAGGTGAGCAGTCAGGGGAGCAGACAGGTGAGCAGACAGGGGAGCAGTCAGGTGAGCAGACAGGGGAGCAGTCAGGTAAGCAAGCTGCCAGGGGGCTTCATGCCACGGGGGCTGCACACAGCATGGCcttcagcaggctgctgcaggcagagtggCAGCCAGGACTGGCTGACATCTCTAGAGGCCTCCGCTTTCCACGCGACACCAGCGACTCACCAGCACCTTGGAGCTGA